From the Panulirus ornatus isolate Po-2019 chromosome 42, ASM3632096v1, whole genome shotgun sequence genome, the window gggttatagtgatgggtgatttgaatgcaaaggtgattaatgtggcagttgagggaatacttggtatacatggggtgttcagtgttataaatggaaatggtgaagagcttgtagatttatgtgctgaaaaaggactggtgattgggaatacctggtttaaaaagagagatatacataagtatacgtatgaaagtaggagagatggccagagagcgttattgcattacgagataattgataggcgcgcgaaagagagacttttggatgtaaatgtgctgagaggtgcaactggagggatgtctgatcattatcttgtggaggcgaaggtgaagatttgtagaggttttcagaaaagaagagtgaatgttggggtgaagagagtggtgagagtaagtgagcttgggaaggagacttgtgtgaggaagtaccaggaaagactgagtacagaatggaaaaaggtgagaacaaaggaggtaaggagagtgggggaggattgggatgtatttagggaagcagtgatggcttgcgcaaaagatgcttgttgcatgagaagcgtgggaggtgggcagattagaaagggtagtgagtggtgggatgaatgagcaagattattagtgaaagagaagagagaggcatttggacgatttttgcagggaaaaaatgcaaatgagtgagagatgtgtaaaagaaagaggcaggaggtcaagagaaagatgcaaggggtgaaaaagagggcaaatgagaattgggtgagagagtatcattagattttagggataataaaaagatgttttggaaggaggtaaataaagtgcgtaagacaagggaacaaatgggaacttcagtgaagggggctaatggggaggtgataacaagtagtggtgatgtgagaaggagatggagtaagtattttgaaggtttgttgaatgtgtttgatgatagagtggcagatatagggtgttttggtcgaggtggtgtgcaaagtgagagggttagggaaaatgatttggtaaacatagaagaggtagtgaaagctttgcgaaagatgaaagccggcaaggcagcaggtttggatggtattgcagtggaatttattaaaaaagggggtgactgtattgttgactggttggtaaggttatgtaatgtatttatgattcatggtatgaataaaggcagacagtgtgaattgtgtgcatgggtatatatgtatgtgtctgtgtgtgtatatatatgtgtaaattgagatgtataggtatgtatatttgcgtgtgtggacgtgtatgtatatacatgtgtatgggggtgggttgggccatttctttcgtctgtttccttgcgctatctcgcaaacgcgggagacagcgacaaagcaaaataaataaataaatatgattcatggtgaggtgcctgaggattggcggaatgcttgcatagtgccattgtacaaaggcaaagggacaaaggtgagtgctcaaattacagaggtataagtttgctgagtattcttggtaaattatatgggagggtattgattgagagggttagggcacgtacagagcatcagactggggaagagcagtgtggtttctgaagtggtagagtatgtgtggatcaggtgtttgctttgaagaatgtatgtgagaaatacttagaaaagcagatggatttgtatgcagcatttatggatctggagaaggcgtatgatagagttgatagagatgctctgtggaaggcattaagaatatatggtgtgggaggcaggttgttagaagcagtgaaatgtttttatcgatgatgtaaggcatgtgtacgtgtaggaagagaggggagtgattggttctcagtgaatgtaggtttgcggcaggggtgtatgatgtctccatggttgtttaatttgtttatggatggggttgttagggaggtaaatgcaagagttttggaaagaggggcaagtatgcagtctgttgtggatgagagagcttcggaagtgagtcagttgttgttcgctgatgatacagcgctggtggctgattcatgtgagaaaccgcagaagctggtgactgagtttggtaaagtgtgtgaaagaagaaagttgagagtaaatgtgaataagatcaaggttattaggtacagtagggttgagggtcaagtcaattggggggtaagtttgaatggagaaaacctggaggaagtgaagtgttttagatatctgggagtggacttggcagcggatggaaccatggaagcggaagtgaatcataggttgggggagggggcgaaaattctgggagccttgaagaatgtgtggaagtcgagaacattatttcggaaagcaaaaatgggtatgtttgaaggaatagtggttccaacaatgttgtatggctgcgaggcgtgggctatggatagagttgtgcggaggagggtggatgtgctggaaatgagatgtttgaggacagtatgtggtgtgaggtggtttgatcgagtaaggaatactagggttagagagatgtgtggtaataaaaagtgtggttgagagagcagaagagggtgttttgaaatggttttgtcacatggagagaatgagtgaggaaagattgaccaagaggatatatgtgtcggaggtggagggaacgagaagtgggagaccaaattggaggtggaaagatggagtgaaaaagattttcagtgatcggggcctgaacatgcaggagggtgaaaggcgtgcaaggaatatagtgaattggaacgatgtggtataccggggtggacgtgctgtcaatggattgaaccagggcatgtgaagcatctggggtaagccatgggaagttctgtgggtcctggatgtggaaagggagctgtggtatcggtgcattattacatgacagctagagattgagagtgaacgaatggggcctttgttgtcttttcttagcgctacctcgcacccatggggggggggggggctgttattccatgcgaggtggcgatgagaatgaataaaggcagacagtatgaattatgtacaagtgtatatatgtatatgtctgtgtgtgtatatatatgtatacgttgagatgtataggtatgtatatttgcgtgtgtggacgtgtatgtatatacatgtgtatgtgggagggttgggccattctttcgtgtgtttccttgcgctacctggctaacgcgggagacagcgacaaagcaaaattaataaaaaagaataaatatatatatatatatatatatatatatatatatatatatatatatatatatatatatatatcaatagttGTAAGTTTTTGTATACGACTGTTATGCAGAAACGTAGGGAATTACCGGTAGATTAGGTTCTAGCGCCTTAAAAACTCCACAAATTCAATTCATCAAAGACTAGGTTAGGTGAGCCGTGCTCAGGGTTAATCACCTCCTGAAAGGTTTATCTTCCTTCTCTCGGTTGGTGCAGGTGAGCCGGTTCTCCAGCACTGGCGGCAGCCTGGAGGTGGGCCAGGCCGTACTGGACACTCTGGGGATTCTGATGGAGGAGAACTTGTCTGAGCGACTCCCTCGCAGCACCTCTGGCCGCGTGCTGGTGGCAGGGTGGCTGATCTTTGCCTTCATCATAGGGACGGTCTACCGTGGCAACCTTTTCGCCGCTCTTACCCTCCCTAAATACCCACCCCGTCCGGAAACCCTGGAACAACTCGTCAATCATGTTGACAGGTTAGCATGAGCCTTACCTAAGCATTACACGCCATATCTGCTACGGTGTCTTCAAACAGATGCTGCTAAACCCCTACAAGGCATTCCAAGTCATTAAAGAGATGCTGCTAAACCTCTGCAAGACATTCCAAGTCTTTAAAGAGATGCTGCTAAACCTCTATAAGACATTCCAATTCTCATTTAAACCATATGCAACACGTTTCTCAGGGTGACGATGCCGTCATACGGAGTCGAGTTCCGCAGGTTCTTCCTATCGTCTGATTCTTCAGTGTTACAACAACTCGGTCAGATGATGCATCTTGTGGCGACGGTAACTGAAGGCATGAAGCAAGCCCTGGACAAGAAGTAAGTCATCGGAAGTCTCATTCATGAGCTCATGCACAGTGTTAGGTGGATGATGTCACTGTTTTCGATGGATCAGAGAAGATTGAAGCGAATTTTCATGATAACTCGATTCTATGCTCTACCAGACTTCTCCCGTTTGTAGTTTTGTAGCAGGCTAAACATCACCTTCTGCGAGGTTGTGTCATCGCCTCCTGACGGAAGGGACTAGAGTCTCGTTGAGGAACTTCTGATTtaaaaagagtccatcattttcctgctgctggaGATAGCACAGACTTGAAGCTAAAGGAGACCCTTCAATAAATAGGGTCCTGTACACATAATCAATGTCAGAATCCTGAAGTCACCCAAGACCTCTCTACAGTCTTCTGCAGCCCATGTCTGTACTGCAGGCAGTAGCAGGAAAATGGAGACTCCATtcgaatgagaagttctttgttgAAACTGTACTACTAatcatacagcctcgccaaaggtcacttttcactcacaatgtaaCATCgaacaggtggagtccagtaacaccactgtccatatatatacacatatacattcttaagagtccacggggaagatgaaacacgataagttcccaagtgcactttcgtgtaataatcatcaggggagacacaagagagaaacataaccatcacttaatatacaacgaagagacgtagctaggacgccatttgggaaacatgcgattgcccaagacagacaacgagcgtatcataaatttattatgtggacaagaagatgaattgtttacaaattttatcaacaataaagttatctaatttgtatagaccattactaatattagggttataattctttatgtatttaataatagaagactcagtgatatttcttgtggtcatagagttagagttgataactgagatggcattactccagtcagtacaatgatcatagtttttaacgtgattaaacaaggcgtttgattcttgtcccgttcttatactatattcatattgcttaagtttaacagaaagatccctactagtctgcccaacaaaaaacttaatacaatttctacatggtactttatagatgcaaccaggagaattttctggtgagttcctgattaagacattctttatggtattattgttgctgaaggcaacatttacattaaaggatttaagcaacatgggaagtaatgtaaaattattatcaaaagggagaattaaaagattcttggtgtcaatgggaggtttgggttcaaccctataaaatgatttctttgtaaaCTTAAGGGACTTgtcgatgaaagatctagggtactttaacttagatccaatagaatatatcttctcaaactcatcatcaatatactctggactgcaaatacgtaatcccctaaggaacatagattgaaattatgatgaTCTCACTCtgtaatgttgagatgagtaataatagatatatgaacatacattggtagctttctgtatatactaaacttaaacgtgtttccttgcctgtggatcatgcaatctaaaaatggtagcataccattattttcattttctacagtaaatttgatggaaggtactaaattgttaagtaaggggagaaatatttgtaaattttcatttgttggccaaacacaaagaacatcatctacatacctaaaccaaattgcattagaaggtaagatatcctttagtaattttgtttcaaaaaaattccatataaagattacttagtacaggtgaaagagggttacccactgccataccaaatttttgagcattataatgtccattgaattgaaataaacactcttttatacacaattttatcagttcagtgaaagcacactttgaaacaggtaaatgaatatcatccaagacatcaaataaatattctaaaaggtcatcaactgaaacttttgtgaaaagtgaggaaacatcaaagcttacaagtttgaaagaaaaatcaacattgatgccattaagcttgttaactaaatctacattgttcatgatattagaatttgaaatcttacccactaaagggcttaataaagaaactaaccattttgaaaatttatgtgtgatggagcctgttgaaaattttgtttatgttttttgacaagtccatacatatatggcaatgaaggggacaaagatgacaaacttttgataagagaaccgtTACCTTTCATCAGcagcttcagttctttattgaaatgggaattaactgcttctaggggattcttactgagtttagaatatgttgtatcatttaaaagataattcattttagatagataattacttttgtccatactcacaacagagttagacttatctgctttagtaatatgtatatccttttctttctttaaggtgttaatagctcttataaatcttttagggcaattagattccactagttttgacaaactggaatacactaaacccttacagatatcaatttcatcattagttagattactgtatttctctaaattacaaaaggactttgtgacatcaacacagctagcttccctgttagagcacacaaaacttaatccatagcctaatgcacgtaaggaatccttatctagttgttgattggacaggtttatcacaaaagtagggtttgtgttcttaatccagtcgctgtttttcataagatgatccaacttacaattcaatttcatttgtagcctattgcgttcattccttaatcgattatagcaatagtccaacatccggttcttccagtatgtcggtatagccatttgataggcacgtttcttctctcttgtagtacgaaaagtctcctccatttcaatcttctttaattcaatgtgtttctttaaaatgatgttttggaattggtcaaatggtcgaccagacagctgcaacaatcgccaagtgatgccaagatctgtcctacccgaGCGATATTTATTGTATTTGtcatacttggtcgccgtttcccgcgtcagggaggtagcgccaggaaacagacgaagaatggcccatccactcatatacacatctatatacataaacgtccctacacgcacatatgcatgcatatacatatcaacatatacgcatatacatacatatacatacacttacacagacatacatatatacacatgcacatattcatacttgcttgccttcatccattcctggcgctacctcgccctgCAGGGAACTACATCACAActccagcgaggtagccccaggaaaacagacaaaaaatgccacattcgttcacactcagtctctagctgtcatttgtaatgcacagaaaccacagaccccacagacctttccatggtttaccccagatgcttcacatgccctttttcagtccactgacagcacgttgaccccggtataccgcatcattccaattcactctatttcttgcacgcctttcaccctcctgtatgttcaggccccgatcgctcaaaatctttttcactccatctttccacctccaatttggtctcccagttctcctcgttccctccacctctgacatatatcctctttgtcaacttttcctcattcattctttccatatgtccaaaccatttcaacaccataTATATGGTGAAACCCATCCTTGAAGGAGTAGAAATTTTATGTTACACATAGTATAGTTAAAGCAATTATCTCTGCTACaggaagtggaagaatgtgttgaaTGCCGATACATTTCTGTTTTAGAGAACCTCTAAAACATGATGCAATGGCACCTGTGCGAATATAGAACCTACGTTTCTAAAGAACTTCTCTAAATATGGAGACTTTAGGCCACTCATCCATTAAGCCAGCTTACAGGAATGGAACCTCGACTACATATAATTGGTTTTAGAGGCACAGTTTCTTTAAGATTTTAGGAAGATCATAATCACATATCGTCAGTGATGATATTGCCTCCTTCACAAAGCTGTTTCCAGAATCATAGAAAATAGAATCTATACAGACCTACCCACAACAGCACAAACATAATGCATGAGACAAGATTCAGTGATACAGTGTCTGTAATAACGTGTCTGTTGCAGTAGTACTTCGCTCAAGAGAGTGAAATTTCGGATGCATTTCAGTCAGGCTACCATGGAAGGTCGTCGCTACCTGCGTCACTTGATCGGGAAGAGCTTCACGCGGGCGGATGGCACGACCAGGCTGTACCTGGGTCAGGAGACCGTCTTCCCCAGCTTCTCTGCCTGGCCACTACCCCACGACGCCCCCTTCAAGCCTGCCATCGATCGATGTTTGATGGCCGTCATTGAGGTCAGTCGGTCAGACCAGCGTAGAAAATGGTGTCAAAAGTGAAGAACGCTTGTCTGAAACATACGCTCGTCCGATTGAACACACACCAAACTTtgatgttttcctggcgctacgtcgctgaagcagggggtagtgatgcagttttctgtggggcggggtagcgccaggaatggatgaaggcaagcaagtatgaatatgtacatgtgcatacatgtatatgtctgtgtatgtgaatgtatatgtatgtatatgtgtatttgttgatatgcatatgtgtctgtatgggcgtttatgtatatagatgtgtatataagtggatgagccattcttcgtatgtttcctggcgttactttgctgacgcaggaaacggcgatcaagtataatgaatagatatagcacgcacaaacacacacacacacacacacacatatatatatatatatatatatatatatatatatatatatatatatatatatatgattttagtgGATATGAATGCAGActttcgtagaacatacaaacctccaacagccaggctcgaacccggaaACCGTGCATGGCaagcgggagcactaccgcttgGCCATGATCGCCCCATGAGATACTCCTTTTGGCTGTGACATGAGCGAAAGTGAGCTCGATACTTATCGCATTTCATTTTCCATCGTgcttatgaaaaagaaagaaggaaaaaaagaggctGCATGATTGTAGTACCGTCTCGTTGAGGAGATTCATTGCAAGGgaatccattatttccctgctactggaagtaccgCAGCCACGATGCTGGAGGAACCTCCTCAGAGAAAGTGGTCTTAGGTTGATATCATATTGATGATGGCTTACATATAACTATTCACTGTACGTTTTGCGGTTCACTATGCAATATTGACACTAAGTCTCATACTGATATGAATCCATGCATGTTCCAGGCTGGACTGTACGAGAAGTGGAGCGATGACTTGCTCAACCAGGCCCGGCTGGAGAGTAGTCGTGCCAAACGAGAGTTTCTGGAGCAGCAGAAGGAACTTGGGGAGACGGTGGAGGAAGTAGAGGACGACTCTGAGGGCCACATTAGGGCCATCAACCTGATCCACATACAAGGgccactgctgctcctcctgctgggcctcctcctctccagccttgCCTTCTCAATGGAGCTCCTAGGAGCCCAGTGGACGCGCCACGACACTGGTGATACAACACTGCGATGATTCTCCTTTGCAAATCTTCTGAGAGCCTTGTGTTTGTTTCATACCAACTGTATATGACACAGGTGCAACACCAGATAACTTCTCCTCAATGGTGGCTCTTGACGTTTGATAAATGTGATGCACCAACCCTATATGGAGGTCATGCAACATCAAAACTCTTCCATAGAGCTTTTGGTGGTCTAGTTTACGTCCCAGAGCAGATGTATAGACACATGTGGCTACAGCAAGACTCAACAGTTACACTCTGCTGCAGTACGTGAACATGCGTCCTGCACTAAGCACGTACGACAATGATGGAGCATTGAGTTGAAGGttctatcatcatcctccattAAAGAATATCTGTTGATAGATAACAGTCAACATTCTTAACCATTTTCGTTGGACACGtcgtatctatatatatgatacatgctACTCTGATAAGTATACATGATGAAGACCATTGCGATGTTTCTTTTCAATTATAGAGTTATGAAAAAgatttattatcatctttatatgcatatatatatatatatatatatatatatatatatatatatatatatatatatatatatatatatatatatatatatattggaaaggatcacaattttgcgcgtgatcaaatacattcttatgagtccacggggtaaatgaaacacgataagttcccaagtgcactttcatgtaatgatcacatcatcaggggagacacaagagagaaatataacagtcagttgatatacaacgaagagacgtagctaggacgccatttggtttcccaaatggcgttctagctacgtctcctctcggtaccaacttctgcagatgcacactcgaatctgccaccaaagctgtatcatcggcaaacaacaactggctcacatTCCTGGTACatcagggttgaaggacaggttagttggggtgggagattgaatggagaaaaatttgtggaaatgaagtgttttagatatctcagagtggacgtggcaacgaatggaaccacagaagcggaagtgggtcataaggtggggaagggggcaaaggttctcggagcgctgaagaatgtgtgaagaggATGTTAGCTTGGAAGGCAAAAATTTGTGTATATGAAAGAatactctcatcttccttctttcgcacactcttcaaaactcagtcacctgcttcatTCAAAAAAGATGACTTAAGTTGGATGGTAAGTGATTTATGTCGTTAACTGTGGTGTTCTGGGCTTATGCTTTGTGCTGTATGATCTCGTACACATTCAAGTTCCTATTATACGTTGATTCCTGCACGACGGGAGTAATCACTTGCTCCCCACCTTCATCATCTTACATGCATTCACTTGGGGTAATTTTCGAGTCACTGAAGATGTCCCCTGTAATAGGTGGGTGTTGTTCCATTTTCTTGATTAAATTCTTGTAGGGAAAGAGGTAagcagtcttgtgtgtgtgtgtgtgtgtgtgtgtgtgtctaagaggACGTAGCTCACTGGCTTATATCTTTGTGTATAACCCATTGTTTGCTCTGCCATATACGTTCAGATGATTTGCTATGTATGACTTTACCTCTCCTTGGATCTTGATTAATTTAcattgcgttttcttttttttttttttgcatacttttATGTTATTTGATTCCTGATTATCGTCTCAAATTTTCACAATCTGGATTCATTATCTTGTTTGGATTGTTCGTTTTTGTatgtaatcaatttttttttaatacactaTATGTTTGTGCAGTACTGGAAGTACTACATCTGTTGGATCCTAACCCTTAGAATCTTTACTCTACAATCATAGATCTGCAGTTAACGTTCCTAATCACTGGTTATACAAATTATAGTCTTCGTACACCTGAACAGCAAACGATTGTTTTCATTATGTGTTGGATCCCAAGAACGTTTAACACCATCTCATATTATTGTTTCATGAACACGTTTATATATACCAAAGCTGCTTCACATAATCACTTTCCCTGTAATGCTTTATATCTGGTGAAACCCGAAATGTTTATAGTGCAAATATCAgatctgtatttttttttgttcgtctAAATCatcctgatattttttttaattgaatATTTTCCATACTGAAGCCTCCCTAAAGTATTCAATATCATGCTTTCCAAGAAAGCTGTAAGATAACATGTAAAAATTTAAACTTTTTTTAACAAAACCCTGTGTGTGAGCCGAGAACACAGCTGACTCATCCAGCAcgccctctggtgtgtgtgtgtgtgtgggttttacggccatcgacctatgaggaaggtcattagccCTGCAgccctatttaatgtatgactgaagTCATCATTCCTATCTACCTATTCTAAAATGAAAGTGAAATTCTGATGTcaaaataatgaagataaataataatgaaaaataagttATGGAAAGTAATGATTTGTGGGTACTGGGTCGACGTGGtggcaaataccacccagtcggcacaacatTCACGAATGCATTTTACCCAAGAGTGCGAAAAGACAGGACAGACTCCCTCTCGTGCTCTTGTACAGAGGCGGAGGAGGACAGACTCTGGTGCTCTTGTGCAGAGGCGGAGGAGGCCGTACGTAGACCCCCACCACCAGTAGCGCGCGCAGCCTTACTTCGACCAACCACATGGCTCCTCgtttcattccaccaatcatggACCAGTCCCACTGGTAATAACCCATGATGATCACCAATCAAATGTCTTTCGCATATTTTGACATTTAGTTATAGAGTAGTGAGAGGAAGGAACACAATCCACTTGGCAGTCATCGTCCAGGTGTGAGGAGCTTACCTCGACATCTGCCACTGCCACACATCACTGGTGAGGTGTTGCCGTAAACCTTATACTTCCTAACACCTTCTTTGACTCCATTCTTCGTTGGTCATGCCTTTGCCATTATCATAGTGTGATGGTAATAAGTTTAATCACATAGTGAATCATATTTATTGAGATAGCCTCCGTTACCAGCAAGTAATTGGTTTTGTTAATGAGAGTATAGATGGAAAAATACATGTAAAATTATTATGCTTTTAAGAATAGTTATTCTTAAAATCAACTTATTATGataaagtgaattttttttagtcatgaaTATGCCGAGAACAGTGAAGCAAATTTATGCTACGGACTATAGCATTTACATATGATCTACATTAGCTCTTTCAATGAAGTATTTACAGTAGTATTTTTTCAACTTTGAGCCGGATTTGAATGCTTGACCACAATAGTATACGAAATATAATTACGTGGAGTACAAAGTAATCTGAcattcttttttgtatttcatgCACGCAGTTGAAAAAAGGTAC encodes:
- the LOC139762048 gene encoding uncharacterized protein, producing the protein MEGRRYLRHLIGKSFTRADGTTRLYLGQETVFPSFSAWPLPHDAPFKPAIDRCLMAVIEAGLYEKWSDDLLNQARLESSRAKREFLEQQKELGETVEEVEDDSEGHIRAINLIHIQGPLLLLLLGLLLSSLAFSMELLGAQWTRHDTGDTTLR